In Mucilaginibacter celer, one DNA window encodes the following:
- a CDS encoding phosphatase PAP2 family protein translates to MKKIFPLKYLTALLSIQGVIIGLSTKTFAQADTAKITVNSPVFISPTVQRWDDRVMIDLQNQRTPKQTGFFMFLSKNVLYGDIGIPAGLLVGGIVSNNKEMRQNAGYVASSTAISYGFMVLIKHLVKRPRPFVQNIRITPVYRAGGTSFPSGHTSSSFATATALSAAYPKWYVIAPSFFWAGATSYSRMYLGVHYPTDVGAGIILGTGSSAAMSFLKK, encoded by the coding sequence ATGAAAAAAATATTTCCGCTTAAATATCTTACAGCGCTGCTTAGTATACAAGGGGTGATTATTGGCCTGTCCACCAAAACGTTCGCCCAGGCCGATACTGCAAAAATTACGGTAAATAGCCCCGTGTTCATCTCACCCACCGTACAACGCTGGGACGATAGGGTAATGATCGATCTGCAAAATCAGCGTACCCCAAAGCAAACCGGCTTTTTTATGTTTTTAAGTAAAAATGTTTTGTACGGCGATATCGGTATCCCGGCGGGTTTACTGGTGGGTGGCATAGTGAGCAACAATAAGGAGATGCGGCAGAATGCGGGCTATGTGGCCAGTAGCACGGCCATATCTTACGGATTTATGGTGCTTATTAAACACCTGGTAAAACGCCCAAGGCCTTTTGTGCAGAATATCCGGATCACGCCGGTTTACCGGGCGGGGGGAACATCGTTCCCCTCTGGGCATACTTCGTCAAGTTTTGCTACAGCTACTGCGCTATCAGCCGCTTACCCAAAGTGGTATGTGATAGCGCCATCGTTTTTCTGGGCAGGGGCTACCAGCTACTCGCGTATGTATCTTGGGGTGCATTATCCCACAGATGTGGGCGCGGGGATTATATTGGGAACGGGCAGCTCGGCGGCAATGTCGTTTTTGAAAAAGTAG
- a CDS encoding IPT/TIG domain-containing protein — protein sequence MSIFSTRHAFYLSLFCGFYFFSSCSKKDKPAPVDNTPKITITSLSADSGVYNASITITGTGFINDMTRDRVFFNGKEAKVTSAGNTQITALVPLAAGTGKLTLKVDAAAEVSGPVFNYKQSWIVSTIAGSGAEGFADGSGTAATFHSPVGITIDDAGNLFVTDEKNGAVRKITIDGKVTTIAGNGVSGNADGKGAAASFYNPAGICADKAGNLYIADYANNLIRKIDASANVTTIAGTGAIGFTNGAGSKASFTGPTGVAINGSGELFVADFVNEAIRKIAKDLTVSTFASSLIPGVDDHLHGFHFPEGIATDKNENIYFTDLTGYTIKKISSSGAISAIAGNGVRGIVNGQGNKAGFEEPKALTIDKDGNIYVTDKNQIRKIDKDANVNVFAGQSSAGAVNGAALASGFNEPNGIAADKDGNIYVADTGNSLIRKIAFQ from the coding sequence GCCGACTCGGGAGTTTACAATGCTTCGATAACGATTACCGGTACTGGTTTTATCAATGATATGACCCGCGATAGGGTTTTTTTTAACGGAAAGGAGGCTAAAGTAACTTCGGCCGGTAATACACAAATAACCGCCCTGGTGCCCCTGGCAGCAGGTACAGGTAAGCTAACCCTAAAGGTTGACGCCGCTGCCGAAGTAAGCGGCCCGGTATTTAACTATAAACAATCGTGGATAGTGAGTACAATTGCCGGAAGTGGTGCGGAGGGATTTGCCGATGGAAGCGGTACGGCCGCAACGTTTCACAGCCCTGTGGGTATAACGATAGATGATGCAGGCAATCTTTTTGTAACAGATGAAAAAAATGGTGCGGTGCGTAAAATCACTATCGACGGAAAAGTAACAACTATAGCAGGAAACGGAGTTTCGGGAAATGCTGATGGGAAAGGAGCGGCCGCCAGCTTTTATAACCCTGCCGGCATTTGTGCTGATAAGGCAGGTAACCTTTACATAGCCGATTATGCCAATAACCTGATCCGTAAAATTGATGCATCGGCCAATGTAACTACTATAGCGGGTACCGGTGCGATTGGATTTACCAATGGAGCCGGCAGTAAAGCGAGTTTTACAGGTCCGACGGGTGTTGCTATCAACGGTTCCGGTGAGCTATTTGTGGCTGATTTCGTTAATGAGGCTATCAGAAAAATAGCCAAAGATTTAACTGTTAGTACCTTTGCGTCAAGTCTGATCCCAGGGGTTGACGATCATTTACACGGGTTCCATTTCCCGGAAGGAATAGCAACAGATAAAAATGAAAATATCTATTTTACAGACCTGACGGGCTATACAATCAAAAAAATAAGTTCTTCGGGCGCAATATCAGCCATTGCCGGAAATGGTGTGCGGGGTATTGTAAACGGACAGGGTAATAAAGCCGGATTTGAAGAACCAAAAGCTTTGACAATTGATAAAGACGGAAATATTTATGTTACTGATAAAAATCAGATCAGAAAAATAGACAAGGATGCTAACGTTAACGTTTTTGCCGGACAATCATCTGCCGGTGCAGTTAATGGTGCTGCTCTTGCCTCGGGCTTTAATGAGCCTAACGGGATTGCAGCAGATAAAGACGGAAACATTTATGTGGCCGACACCGGAAATAGTCTGATCCGTAAAATTGCGTTTCAATAA